A single Tenacibaculum sp. Bg11-29 DNA region contains:
- a CDS encoding RHS repeat-associated core domain-containing protein, with protein MYGKVRRGDNKFIPFLYQGQYYDEETELAYNRFRYYSPDTGSYISQDPIGLAGGMPNMYAYTHDSNSWIDPLGLIGAPSTVPNSPGIYSLSNTTTNQAYAGSALDANGRMSNTSHTKAQDLLGHPDTKVEFTPVDLGDADKWKDQNRILRHYEQKEKMRMENAGFDMTNSNNPEATSKNARNKGIAKDKGASAGKRIKCN; from the coding sequence ATTTATGGTAAAGTACGTAGAGGAGATAATAAGTTTATTCCGTTCTTGTACCAAGGTCAATATTACGATGAAGAAACTGAATTAGCTTATAACAGGTTTAGATACTATTCTCCAGATACAGGAAGTTATATCTCTCAAGATCCGATTGGGTTGGCTGGAGGTATGCCGAATATGTATGCATATACGCATGATAGTAATAGTTGGATAGATCCATTAGGTTTAATTGGAGCTCCTTCTACTGTACCAAATTCTCCAGGTATCTATTCTTTATCAAATACAACAACAAATCAAGCTTATGCGGGTTCTGCTTTAGATGCAAACGGAAGAATGTCAAATACTAGCCATACAAAGGCACAAGATTTACTGGGGCATCCAGATACAAAGGTTGAGTTTACTCCTGTGGATTTGGGAGATGCAGATAAGTGGAAAGATCAAAATAGGATACTGAGGCATTATGAACAAAAAGAAAAGATGAGGATGGAAAATGCAGGTTTTGATATGACAAATTCAAATAACCCTGAAGCAACTAGTAAAAACGCAAGAAATAAAGGTATTGCTAAGGACAAAGGAGCTTCAGCAGGTAAACGTATAAAATGTAATTAA
- a CDS encoding RHS repeat-associated core domain-containing protein, producing MSLAYNRFRYYNTETGGYISQDPVGLNSREYNLYAYVSDTNSIIDIFGLDWNYVLQDANGDSYYHGRASDNQSMKDVGRRHAKTNGTDGARF from the coding sequence ATCAGCTTAGCTTATAATAGGTTTAGATATTATAATACTGAAACAGGTGGTTATATTTCTCAAGATCCTGTAGGACTAAATAGTAGAGAATATAACTTGTATGCTTATGTTTCAGATACAAATTCAATTATAGATATTTTTGGTTTAGATTGGAATTATGTTTTGCAAGATGCAAATGGAGATTCATACTATCATGGTAGAGCGTCTGATAATCAAAGTATGAAAGATGTAGGAAGAAGACATGCTAAAACAAATGGAACAGATGGGGCTAGATTTTGA
- a CDS encoding RHS repeat-associated core domain-containing protein, which produces MYGNVRKGDNHFIPFLYQGQYHDEETGLAYNRFRYYNPDSGTYINQDPIGLASGEPNFYAYVKDINSWIDVFGLDTFYQLFNNSGDLVYEGITERNIQDRLTEHVGDGKGVSKVKYVDDLDNRIASRNMEGSSLAHNKGNRGQLNKRRLDRGFYHSYDPDNVKPGRKFMSQAEIDAKMKNAKVADVDGKGKIKCH; this is translated from the coding sequence ATTTATGGTAATGTTCGTAAAGGCGATAATCATTTTATACCTTTCTTATACCAAGGGCAGTATCACGATGAAGAAACAGGCTTAGCTTATAATCGTTTTAGATATTATAATCCTGATAGCGGAACTTATATAAATCAAGACCCGATTGGATTGGCTTCAGGAGAACCTAATTTTTATGCTTATGTAAAGGATATTAATTCATGGATTGATGTCTTTGGATTAGATACATTTTACCAACTTTTTAATAATAGTGGAGATTTAGTCTATGAAGGAATTACAGAAAGAAATATACAAGATAGATTAACTGAACATGTAGGTGACGGTAAGGGGGTTTCAAAAGTAAAATATGTTGATGATTTGGATAATCGTATAGCATCCAGAAATATGGAAGGTTCCTCGCTTGCCCATAATAAAGGAAATAGAGGTCAATTGAATAAAAGGCGATTAGATAGAGGTTTCTACCATTCTTATGATCCAGATAATGTAAAACCAGGACGTAAGTTCATGTCACAAGCAGAAATAGATGCTAAAATGAAAAATGCAAAAGTAGCGGATGTCGATGGTAAAGGGAAAATAAAATGTCATTAA